The Saccopteryx leptura isolate mSacLep1 chromosome 5, mSacLep1_pri_phased_curated, whole genome shotgun sequence nucleotide sequence TTTCTTCAAATCTCTAACTTCCAGGTATCTAAATCTTCCTGTTCTTCCACTctctaatacagtggttctcaaccctggctgcgCGACAGAAGCCCCTGTGTagcttttaaaacatatttaagcaAGATCCCCATCTacaagagattctgatttaacaGGCCTGGAGTAGGGTCCAGCCTCAGTTGCACTGTTTTAAAACTTCCCAGAAACATCGTGTGTAGTTAGTTAGGTTTCAGAACCAAGCTTTAATGACCCAGCCTGACCTGACACTCTTTGAAAATCCCTGGTCACTGGCCTCAGAGGTATATCTGACATACCATCCTTTCCTCCATCTCAATATTTCTTGGAATCACCATGTTTTCCTTCTTAGAGAAGGGAGATTCTTGTCTATTACAAAAGATACTCCCTTAGAACTCCAAATCTCTAATCTCTTCCATGCCCTTATTTCATCATTCatcatccctttccctcctcccaaaAATTCTTATGACTTTCTCTTTTCTGGTTTCCACGGACTGTGAACACGGAGGACGAGACCTAATCTGCTTCATACCTGGTAtacccagcacccagcactgtCCAATGCAAGAAATGAGTTGACTACTGATTCAGGTCATTACTTCCACCCTTGGCAAACTCGGCTCAACCAATCCCCTCACCATGTTGTTCTCTGAGAGGTCACCGGGGACCTCGTTCCCGCCATCACACTCCACATTCAGCCCTGCTCTGAATCCTTCCGTCTCGGGCGGCTGTGCTTCCTTATCTTTAAGTCCCCAAGCACCTGGTGTGGTGTCTGGCGCGCAGTGGTCAATCATTAAACGTTTGCTAacttgaatgagaaataaaataagagctGAGAGACAGAATGTGCGGTCAGACCCCTGACCGGTAAATCACGGATATTTCCAGACataaaagtaccaaaaaaaaagagaaaaactggaGGCTGGTGTCGCTAATGTCCTCAGAATCTAGTTTTCATAGCAAACTgctcctttaaaaacaaaacaaaaaaacatcataCACGCATCTCACCACATTACCTTGGCCAAAGGCAAGAGCGTCTGCGGGGATGCGTCTCCACCAAGGGATAAAGCCTTACCGGCCTTTGAACCCCGTCGGCCCCAAACTGGGGCGTGGGGAGGAGACAGGCCGGTAACCTGCAGGACGCGCCCCAAGGCAGCTGCGGCCCCGCCTCCACTCTGCCGCGGCCCTAGGGGCACTCGGAAAGGTCGCATCCCTGCAGGCTGGCTGTGACCCGAAATCGGGGCCGCTGACCGGGCAACCTCAGAGGGAAGGGGCGGGCTCCCCGGCGCCGCTCAGGGGAGGGTGGCCGGGCCTCGAGGATGCACGCGGCCGGGGCctgcagcacccagggccgaaccggagggagcagggcagcgctgtggggaggagaggcagggagagaagggaaaaccAGACGGAGCGGGGAACCACGCGGAGACCAGAGCACCCGAGGCCGCCCCGCGCGGGCCTTAGAAGGCCGTAACGTGACACCGACCTGCTGGTCCTGCCGCTGCTTCAGATGCACGCCAACCACGGTGGTCGCCGTCAGCACCACCGACAGGCCCAGCACCAGCTTCGAGGTCCTCGACATCCCCACGCGGCCACGCTGTCTCACCCCCGCGAGGCCCCGGCCGCCGCGGAGCGTGCGTCGCTACCGGTGCAAGCCAGACCCGACGCCGAGAACGCCGAACCCCGGCCTTTGCGAGCGCCGCCTGCCGCCGCCAGGCGCGAGCAATCGAGAGCCGAGCGGCGCCCCAGCTCCGTGGCAAGTGCGGCTCTGCCATAGCTTGGGGAAAAGCGGGATCCCTTCTCTACCCTGCGGGCGGCCGGGTTAAAACACTCCCCATTCAAATTCTGTAGAGTCCTAGCCCAAAGCGGGTTCCAGCACCTTGCCggagggggtgtggaggggtGCCATGCCTGAGCCACTTCATTTTATCaccgcaccaccaccaccagcggTCGGGGCCTTCGCGGGGTGCGGGATTCCCACTAGGGAATTTGACCCAGGTGCTTTGCTTAATACCAACTTCACCAAACTCAGCCCTCATTGTCCCTTTGGTGGGGGCGGTGCCTCCAGGAGATGGAGCTTTGCTAGTTAAATGTTGTAGACACAGTCACCTGCTTTTACCTTGACGCTGTGGGATGGTTGGTCAGGGtctgatttttcttaaaatcgAAAAGTTTTATGACTAAAGAGCTTGCTAGATGGGCAGCGACACATCTTTGCCTCCTTATATGAAAAGAGCTGGTCACCTTCTTGCCCGTGTAATCCATAAGAGGTCACTTTTGCACCCTTAGCGCCTTTGCAAGACCATTCCTGAGCCCACATCACCGGGAACATAccgttcccatgtataagacgcacccttttctgaaaattttggggtctgaaaactgggtgcatcttatacagtggttgtggcatttcaaatgtcatagatggaactgaggacgaggcagtctatgaagacagtgatttgtcatcagacacagatgaggacaagctaatgaagggagttttgacagtgatgaagagttgtatgaattttatgatgaataaaacttgagttcaaaaactttatgtaatacttcttttcaatttcaggccccaaaattaaaatgcgtcttatacatagggaaatactaAACGA carries:
- the PET117 gene encoding protein PET117 homolog, mitochondrial isoform X1 produces the protein MAEPHLPRSWGAARLSIARAWRRQAALAKAGVRRSRRRVWLAPVATHAPRRPGPRGGETAWPRGDVEDLEAGAGPVGGADGDHRGWRASEAAAGPAVSKRLMIDHCAPDTTPGAWGLKDKEAQPPETEGFRAGLNVECDGGNEVPGDLSENNMRLRDGVIRDIERQNRKKENIRLLGEQIILTEQLEAEREKAFLAKDLKKHDLK
- the PET117 gene encoding protein PET117 homolog, mitochondrial isoform X2, translating into MRPFRVPLGPRQSGGGAAAALGRVLQVTGLSPPHAPVWGRRGSKAGKALSLGGDASPQTLLPLAKRLRDGVIRDIERQNRKKENIRLLGEQIILTEQLEAEREKAFLAKDLKKHDLK